In one window of uncultured Draconibacterium sp. DNA:
- a CDS encoding response regulator transcription factor, whose protein sequence is MSEQKIDIVVTDDHKLFRKGMVGLLDDFDIVENIYEAGNGLELLELLDKLDKKPDLVLLDINMPEMDGVEVTGHLRNDYPDIRILILSMEEGPQLVAHLVGEGVNGYLLKNADPDELELAIKKVMKNDFFFSGSLSGAVLQGLKKNATKDSGLQLKLTKRESQVLKLICEELTATEIGEKLGLSSRTIEGHKYNLLEKTNTKNIAGLVIFAVKNNLYKI, encoded by the coding sequence ATGAGTGAGCAAAAAATAGATATAGTAGTTACCGACGACCATAAGCTTTTCCGAAAAGGTATGGTTGGTTTGTTAGATGATTTTGATATTGTTGAAAATATATATGAAGCCGGTAACGGATTAGAATTATTAGAGCTGCTTGACAAACTGGATAAAAAGCCAGACCTGGTATTGCTTGATATTAATATGCCCGAAATGGATGGTGTTGAGGTAACCGGGCATTTACGAAACGACTACCCTGATATTCGGATTTTAATACTCAGTATGGAGGAAGGGCCGCAACTGGTTGCTCACCTGGTAGGCGAAGGAGTAAACGGTTATTTATTAAAAAATGCCGATCCTGATGAGTTAGAACTTGCCATAAAAAAAGTAATGAAAAACGATTTCTTCTTTTCGGGTAGTTTGTCGGGGGCCGTTTTGCAGGGATTAAAGAAAAATGCAACGAAAGATTCAGGATTGCAGCTAAAACTTACAAAGCGCGAGAGTCAGGTGCTGAAGTTAATTTGCGAAGAACTAACAGCCACCGAAATTGGTGAAAAATTGGGGCTAAGCTCACGTACCATCGAAGGTCACAAGTATAACCTGCTCGAAAAAACAAATACAAAAAATATTGCAGGTCTTGTAATATTTGCCGTAAAAAACAATCTCTATAAAATATAA